A genomic segment from Sciurus carolinensis chromosome 1, mSciCar1.2, whole genome shotgun sequence encodes:
- the LOC124965631 gene encoding DPH3 homolog isoform X1, which translates to MAVFHNEVEIEDFQYDEDSETYFYPCPCGDNFSITKEDLENGEDVAICPSCSLIIKVIYEKDQFMCGETVPAPSTNKELVKC; encoded by the coding sequence ATGGCGGTGTTTCACAATGAGGTGGAGATCGAGGACTTCCAATATGATGAGGACTCCGAAACATATTTCTACCCCTGCCCGTGTGGGGATAACTTTTCCATCACCAAGGAAGATTTGGAGAATGGGGAAGATGTGGCAATCTGTCCTAGCTGCTCTCTCATTATAAAAGTGATTTATGAAAAAGATCAGTTTATGTGTGGAGAAACAGTCCCAGCCCCTTCAACCAACAAAGAATTAGTAAAATGCTGA
- the LOC124965631 gene encoding DPH3 homolog isoform X2 produces MAVFHNEVEIEDFQYDEDSETYFYPCPCGDNFSITKDQFMCGETVPAPSTNKELVKC; encoded by the exons ATGGCGGTGTTTCACAATGAGGTGGAGATCGAGGACTTCCAATATGATGAGGACTCCGAAACATATTTCTACCCCTGCCCGTGTGGGGATAACTTTTCCATCAC AAAAGATCAGTTTATGTGTGGAGAAACAGTCCCAGCCCCTTCAACCAACAAAGAATTAGTAAAATGCTGA